A section of the Geoalkalibacter ferrihydriticus DSM 17813 genome encodes:
- the phnD gene encoding phosphate/phosphite/phosphonate ABC transporter substrate-binding protein, producing MKKLGVLAVLFVAALSLMGCQKGEESAAPETLAQLPAKLVMTAIPDDNAENMREFFGLIAAQIEKATGIPCEYVHVDNYAASVTALATGQAHLSWFGAVTAAQAYMQMRDNLRIVAARDIDKEFVSYFIANADLGLDPVDNLQELAQLAEDRGWSFTFGSKSSTSSHLMPRSFFTEQSGQRPEQVFRTVAYSGSHDVVLQKVANGEFHIGALGQPPYDRAAGEVKAKAPIIYTTPKFTNYCFAARADLGDELLEQIRSVLINLHDTAEGQKILGYLKAGRFVDADISEWMGYVELIETGVDIGG from the coding sequence ATGAAAAAGCTTGGAGTTCTTGCGGTGCTGTTTGTTGCCGCTCTCAGTCTGATGGGTTGCCAGAAAGGAGAGGAGTCCGCGGCGCCGGAGACTTTGGCCCAGCTGCCCGCCAAATTGGTCATGACCGCCATCCCCGATGACAATGCCGAAAACATGCGGGAATTTTTCGGGCTCATCGCCGCGCAGATCGAAAAAGCCACCGGTATTCCCTGCGAGTACGTGCATGTCGACAACTATGCGGCCAGTGTCACGGCCCTGGCCACCGGCCAGGCTCATTTGTCCTGGTTCGGCGCCGTAACGGCGGCGCAGGCCTACATGCAGATGAGGGACAACCTCCGGATCGTTGCGGCCCGTGACATCGACAAGGAATTTGTTTCCTATTTCATCGCCAACGCCGACCTGGGTCTTGACCCGGTGGATAATCTTCAGGAGCTGGCGCAACTGGCCGAAGACCGCGGATGGAGCTTTACCTTCGGCAGCAAGAGCAGCACGTCCAGCCACCTTATGCCGCGCAGCTTCTTTACCGAGCAGAGCGGCCAGAGGCCGGAGCAAGTCTTTCGCACTGTGGCCTACAGCGGCAGTCACGACGTGGTGCTGCAGAAGGTCGCAAACGGCGAGTTTCACATCGGCGCCCTCGGTCAGCCCCCCTATGATCGCGCCGCGGGCGAAGTCAAAGCCAAGGCTCCCATCATTTACACCACCCCTAAGTTCACCAACTACTGTTTCGCTGCTCGCGCGGACCTTGGCGATGAGTTGTTGGAGCAGATTCGTTCGGTGCTCATCAATCTGCACGACACTGCTGAGGGGCAGAAGATTCTCGGCTATCTCAAGGCGGGCCGGTTTGTCGATGCCGACATCAGCGAATGGATGGGATACGTCGAACTCATCGAGACCGGCGTGGATATCGGCGGTTGA
- a CDS encoding PQQ-dependent sugar dehydrogenase — protein sequence MSIKSFATSALLILTLFLVGFSLFRPPGVGANEVIDTEKHRLRVLTLVEGLEHPWGLAFLPDGRMLVTERPGRLRIIAQGQLAPDPVSGLPEIVAVGQGGLLDVVLHPDFAVNKLVYISYAGRGEGGIGTDVARGRLVDDRLEELEVIFRMEPKTNARQHFGSRLVFDRQGYLYITLGDRGERERSQRSGDHAGSVIRLHDDGRVPDDNPFVDREDWKPEIYSYGHRNIQGAALHPESGALWTHEHGPRGGDEVNIIRAGRNYGWPVFTHGEEYVTGRPIGAETPPEGIEPPLHYWVPVSIAPSGMAFYTGDQFPNWRGDLFIGALRDQMLVRLRLDGEKVVQEEHLLEKTLGRIRDVRQGPDGYLYLLTDERNGALVRLEPAEP from the coding sequence ATGAGCATAAAGTCTTTTGCAACTTCGGCGCTTTTGATTTTGACCCTTTTCCTTGTGGGTTTTTCTCTCTTTCGCCCCCCGGGAGTAGGCGCCAATGAGGTCATCGACACCGAAAAGCACAGGTTGCGCGTGCTGACCCTGGTTGAAGGGCTCGAACATCCCTGGGGCCTGGCTTTTCTTCCCGATGGTCGTATGCTGGTCACCGAGCGCCCGGGACGCTTGCGCATCATCGCGCAAGGACAGCTCGCACCCGATCCTGTTTCCGGCCTGCCGGAGATTGTCGCGGTGGGGCAGGGCGGATTGCTTGACGTTGTTCTGCATCCCGACTTTGCCGTCAACAAGCTGGTTTACATCTCCTATGCCGGGCGCGGTGAAGGAGGCATCGGCACAGATGTGGCGCGTGGGCGACTGGTCGACGACCGCCTGGAAGAGCTGGAAGTCATTTTCCGCATGGAACCCAAAACCAACGCCCGCCAGCACTTCGGTTCGCGGCTGGTGTTTGACCGCCAAGGGTATCTCTACATCACTCTGGGTGACCGGGGCGAAAGAGAGCGCTCTCAGCGCTCCGGCGACCATGCAGGTTCAGTTATTCGTTTGCATGATGACGGACGGGTGCCCGATGACAATCCCTTCGTCGATAGAGAGGATTGGAAACCGGAAATCTACAGCTACGGCCATCGCAATATCCAGGGCGCGGCCCTGCATCCCGAATCCGGTGCCTTGTGGACGCACGAGCACGGTCCCCGGGGTGGAGATGAGGTCAACATCATTCGCGCCGGACGCAACTACGGCTGGCCGGTATTTACCCATGGCGAGGAATATGTGACCGGTCGACCCATCGGTGCAGAAACTCCACCCGAGGGGATAGAGCCTCCCTTGCACTATTGGGTGCCGGTGTCCATCGCACCCTCCGGCATGGCTTTTTACACCGGCGATCAATTCCCCAACTGGCGCGGCGATCTGTTCATCGGCGCCCTACGCGATCAGATGCTGGTGCGCTTGCGATTGGACGGCGAAAAGGTGGTTCAGGAAGAACACCTTCTGGAGAAGACCTTGGGGCGCATTCGTGATGTGCGCCAGGGGCCCGACGGCTATCTCTATCTGCTTACGGATGAACGAAACGGGGCTCTGGTGCGATTGGAACCGGCGGAGCCCTGA
- the mgtE gene encoding magnesium transporter codes for MSQNPLPTSDLKTLRQELQERTPLEVADELARLAPAERAKAFRLLAKDSALEVFQLLDAAHQEELLGGLRDEQVLRLVEEMDADDRARLFDEMPATVVRKLQAGLSPRERRLTAMLLGYPDESAGRIMSPKFIRLIPEMRVEDALARVRRRAQDAEPIYTLPVTDDELRLLGTITLRDLLLAEPENTVGEIMSGKTHAVSVDEDQEQVARIIQGADLLAVPVVDSENRLVGMVTVDDAMDVLGAETGEDLARTGASEPLGRPYFSASVFHLARSRAVWLLMLAVAATLTVNVLSAFEQTLEEVVVLALFIPLLIGTGGNAGAQSATTVVRSMALDDIRPEDILRVVLREARVGFLLGGVLAALSLIPVWLFAGESLAVIIALSLITVCTLASFVGSMMPLLARKVGVDPAVVSAPFVTTIVDASGLLVYFLIARAVLGL; via the coding sequence ATGTCGCAAAACCCATTGCCCACAAGTGACCTCAAAACCCTGCGCCAAGAGTTGCAGGAACGTACCCCCCTCGAAGTTGCCGATGAACTCGCGCGCCTTGCGCCGGCCGAACGCGCCAAGGCGTTTCGCCTGCTGGCCAAGGACAGCGCCCTGGAAGTCTTTCAGCTTCTTGATGCCGCTCACCAGGAGGAACTTCTCGGCGGCTTGCGCGACGAGCAGGTGCTGCGCCTGGTGGAAGAGATGGACGCCGACGACCGGGCACGACTTTTCGATGAAATGCCGGCCACCGTGGTCAGAAAACTCCAGGCCGGCCTGAGCCCACGGGAGCGGCGCCTCACGGCCATGCTCCTGGGCTATCCTGATGAATCGGCGGGCCGTATCATGAGTCCCAAATTCATCCGTCTCATTCCCGAGATGCGTGTCGAGGACGCCCTGGCGCGGGTCCGGCGACGCGCCCAGGATGCCGAGCCCATATACACGCTGCCCGTAACCGACGATGAACTGCGTCTGCTCGGCACCATCACACTGCGCGACCTGCTTCTCGCCGAGCCGGAAAACACCGTCGGCGAGATCATGAGCGGCAAAACCCACGCCGTAAGCGTTGACGAGGATCAGGAACAGGTCGCCCGAATAATCCAGGGCGCCGACCTGCTGGCCGTCCCGGTGGTCGATTCGGAAAACCGTCTGGTCGGCATGGTCACCGTCGATGATGCCATGGACGTGCTCGGTGCCGAAACCGGCGAAGACCTGGCCCGCACCGGTGCGAGTGAACCTCTGGGACGCCCCTATTTTTCCGCTTCCGTCTTTCATCTGGCACGCAGTCGCGCCGTATGGCTACTGATGCTCGCCGTGGCCGCTACGCTCACCGTCAACGTTCTAAGCGCCTTTGAACAGACCCTCGAAGAGGTGGTGGTCCTGGCATTGTTCATTCCCCTGCTTATCGGCACGGGGGGCAACGCAGGTGCACAATCGGCAACGACGGTAGTGCGCAGCATGGCTCTTGACGATATCCGTCCAGAGGATATTTTACGCGTCGTATTGCGCGAGGCCCGCGTCGGGTTCTTACTGGGCGGCGTTCTGGCAGCCTTGAGCCTTATTCCGGTCTGGCTGTTCGCCGGGGAAAGCCTGGCCGTAATTATCGCCCTGAGCCTGATCACCGTCTGCACCCTGGCGTCCTTCGTCGGTTCAATGATGCCCCTGCTCGCCCGCAAGGTCGGCGTCGACCCGGCAGTGGTCAGCGCACCCTTTGTCACCACTATCGTCGATGCCAGCGGTTTGCTGGTCTATTTCCTGATCGCGCGGGCCGTCCTCGGCTTATAA
- the ppsA gene encoding phosphoenolpyruvate synthase, with translation MSALTGTICWFEDLTNEDVSLVGGKNASLGEMIRTLKAEGVQVPDGFATTAEAYRRFLRENDLDEKIQSRLDEYRKGEKSLHQTGDSIRRMIRRGDWPEDLAVAIREAYGELCRRGGREEVDVAVRSSATAEDLPDASFAGQQETFLNISGKAELLDACRKCYASLFTDRAISYRENRGFDHMQVALSVGVQKMVRSDKAGAGVMFSIDTDTGFPDVVVIDAAWGLGENVVQGTVNPDDYLVFKPLLDNRAFNPILHKKLGSKEKKMVYARSAGQTTRNVDTTAKERRGFVLEDEEILQLARWAVVIEKHYGRPMDMEWAKDGDSGELFIVQARPETVQSRKEAGVLRSYALKESGEVLLTGLAIGEAIAAGQVQVIKSASEIERFEEGSILVTGMTDPDWVPIMKKAAGIITDHGGRTSHAAIVSRELGIAAVIGTGSATSELKDGRKVTLSCAEGDQGKIYDGILEFEETEVNLDDLPEITTQIMLNIASPAAAFRWWRLPCRGIGLARMEFIINSIIQAHPMALLKYDELEDKEAKQRIRELTKNYDDKSEYFVDQLAQGIATIAASQYPEPVIVRMSDFKTNEYADLIGGRQFEFSEENPMLGFRGASRYYSDHYRAGFALECAAIRRVREKMGLANVVIMIPFCRTLKEADRVLEVLAENGLVRGQLGLEVYVMVEIPSNVILAEQFAERFDGFSIGSNDLTQLTLGVDRDSAILKELFDERDPAVMATIAQVIRAANKTGTKIGICGQAPSDYPEFAAFLVEEGIDSVSLNPDSVIGVIRRLAQVEKRVKD, from the coding sequence ATGAGCGCGCTGACCGGGACGATTTGCTGGTTTGAGGATCTCACCAACGAGGATGTCTCTCTCGTCGGCGGCAAAAATGCTTCCTTGGGGGAGATGATACGAACCCTCAAAGCCGAAGGTGTCCAGGTGCCGGATGGATTTGCTACAACGGCCGAAGCGTATAGGCGTTTTTTACGGGAGAACGATCTGGATGAAAAAATTCAATCGCGCTTGGACGAATACCGCAAAGGAGAAAAATCCCTGCACCAGACGGGAGATAGTATCCGTCGCATGATTCGTCGTGGCGATTGGCCCGAAGATCTGGCCGTCGCCATCCGCGAGGCTTATGGAGAACTCTGCCGGCGCGGCGGCCGCGAGGAAGTGGATGTCGCGGTGCGCAGCAGTGCCACCGCCGAGGATTTGCCCGACGCCAGTTTTGCCGGCCAGCAGGAAACTTTTCTCAACATCAGCGGGAAGGCGGAACTGCTCGATGCCTGCCGCAAGTGCTACGCTTCGCTGTTCACCGATCGCGCTATCAGCTATCGGGAAAACAGGGGCTTCGACCACATGCAGGTCGCGCTCTCCGTAGGCGTGCAGAAGATGGTGCGCTCGGACAAAGCCGGGGCCGGCGTGATGTTTTCCATCGACACCGATACGGGTTTTCCCGATGTGGTGGTGATCGACGCGGCCTGGGGCCTGGGTGAGAACGTGGTGCAGGGCACCGTCAACCCCGACGATTACCTCGTGTTCAAGCCCTTGCTTGACAACCGCGCCTTTAACCCCATTCTGCATAAGAAGCTCGGCAGCAAAGAGAAGAAGATGGTCTATGCCCGCAGCGCGGGGCAGACCACGCGCAATGTGGACACCACGGCCAAGGAGCGGCGCGGCTTTGTGCTCGAGGATGAGGAGATTCTGCAACTGGCGCGCTGGGCGGTGGTGATCGAAAAACACTATGGGCGACCCATGGATATGGAGTGGGCCAAGGACGGCGACAGCGGGGAACTCTTTATCGTGCAGGCGCGCCCCGAAACGGTGCAGTCACGCAAGGAGGCGGGAGTACTGAGGAGCTATGCCCTCAAGGAGTCGGGCGAGGTGCTGCTCACGGGACTGGCCATTGGCGAGGCCATTGCCGCGGGGCAGGTGCAGGTGATCAAAAGCGCTTCAGAAATCGAGCGTTTCGAAGAGGGCAGCATCCTGGTCACCGGCATGACCGATCCCGACTGGGTACCCATCATGAAAAAGGCGGCCGGCATCATTACTGATCACGGCGGCCGCACGTCGCACGCCGCCATCGTCAGTCGCGAGCTGGGCATTGCCGCCGTCATCGGAACGGGCAGCGCCACCTCCGAACTCAAGGATGGCCGGAAGGTTACTCTGTCCTGCGCCGAGGGGGATCAGGGTAAAATTTATGACGGCATCCTCGAATTCGAGGAAACCGAGGTCAACCTCGATGATCTGCCGGAGATCACAACCCAGATCATGCTCAACATCGCCAGCCCGGCGGCGGCCTTTCGCTGGTGGCGCCTGCCCTGTCGCGGCATCGGTTTGGCGCGCATGGAGTTTATCATCAACAGCATCATCCAGGCCCATCCCATGGCCCTGCTCAAGTACGACGAGCTGGAGGATAAGGAGGCGAAGCAGCGCATCCGCGAGCTGACAAAAAATTACGACGACAAAAGTGAATATTTCGTCGACCAGCTCGCCCAGGGCATTGCCACCATCGCCGCCAGCCAGTACCCCGAGCCGGTCATCGTGCGCATGAGCGATTTCAAGACCAACGAATACGCCGACCTCATCGGCGGCCGACAGTTCGAATTTTCCGAAGAAAATCCCATGCTCGGTTTCCGCGGCGCTTCGCGCTACTACAGCGACCACTATCGCGCCGGATTTGCTCTGGAGTGCGCGGCCATAAGGCGAGTGCGCGAAAAGATGGGGTTGGCCAACGTCGTCATCATGATCCCCTTTTGCCGCACTCTCAAAGAGGCTGACCGGGTGCTGGAGGTTTTGGCGGAAAACGGCCTGGTGCGTGGTCAATTGGGACTCGAGGTGTACGTGATGGTTGAGATTCCTTCCAACGTGATACTCGCCGAGCAATTTGCCGAGCGCTTCGACGGTTTCTCCATCGGCTCCAACGACCTGACTCAGCTGACCCTCGGCGTCGATCGTGATTCGGCGATCCTCAAGGAACTTTTCGACGAGCGCGATCCGGCTGTTATGGCGACCATCGCCCAGGTGATTCGCGCCGCCAACAAGACCGGCACCAAAATCGGCATCTGCGGACAGGCCCCCAGCGACTATCCGGAGTTTGCCGCCTTTCTGGTGGAGGAGGGCATCGATTCGGTCTCGCTGAACCCCGACAGCGTGATCGGCGTCATTCGCCGCCTCGCCCAGGTGGAAAAACGCGTGAAGGATTAA